One part of the Sorangiineae bacterium MSr11954 genome encodes these proteins:
- a CDS encoding DUF1566 domain-containing protein: MRYRILPSSIAKRAIVLGLVSSGVVGGTVGCRAILGIDDGSPLGPTDDGGLDPGDGTRDAGGDAFSAGDGRAPGAVERTEPQWPLPVSSPAPANYELTDDTVLDKTTGLMWQRRVANQGRVAWEDAVRTCPKLRLGGYDDWRLPTRIEMISIVDYGPEAEPINPGLFPDNNNYQYQWTASVYRAERRRDARWVATNGAAWYRDLSQSSDGLPFRCVRAGKVSGSTRRFIVEGATVKDARTGLSWEQALGAPQDIASARRRCEDLSPPGFRLPNLRELQTLIDEAETENPIWDDAFAAPAAGVAPTLWSDTFRGKPPSTTYLYVDFKDGATHNQNGESQRAGVRCVR; the protein is encoded by the coding sequence GTGAGATACCGCATCCTTCCTTCGAGCATCGCCAAGCGCGCCATCGTACTCGGTTTGGTGTCGTCTGGGGTGGTCGGCGGTACGGTCGGTTGCCGCGCCATTCTCGGGATCGACGATGGCTCGCCGCTCGGGCCCACCGACGATGGCGGTCTCGATCCAGGCGACGGTACACGGGACGCAGGCGGCGACGCGTTTTCCGCGGGGGATGGGCGCGCGCCGGGCGCAGTGGAGCGAACGGAGCCTCAATGGCCGCTCCCCGTTTCATCGCCCGCGCCTGCCAATTACGAGCTCACCGACGATACGGTGCTCGACAAAACGACGGGTCTCATGTGGCAAAGGCGCGTCGCCAACCAAGGACGCGTCGCCTGGGAAGACGCCGTTCGCACCTGCCCCAAGCTCCGGCTCGGCGGGTACGACGACTGGCGGCTGCCGACGCGCATCGAGATGATCAGCATCGTCGACTATGGGCCGGAGGCCGAGCCCATCAACCCCGGCCTCTTCCCCGACAATAACAATTATCAATACCAATGGACCGCGTCCGTCTACCGAGCGGAGCGACGGCGCGATGCGCGCTGGGTCGCGACCAACGGTGCGGCGTGGTATCGCGATTTGAGCCAATCGTCCGACGGGCTTCCTTTCCGATGCGTGCGCGCCGGCAAGGTGTCCGGATCGACTCGGCGTTTCATCGTGGAGGGGGCCACTGTGAAGGACGCGCGCACAGGGCTTTCATGGGAGCAAGCGCTGGGTGCTCCGCAGGACATCGCGAGCGCCCGGCGCCGCTGCGAGGATCTTTCGCCTCCAGGTTTTCGTCTTCCCAACCTGCGTGAGCTCCAGACGTTGATCGACGAGGCCGAAACCGAAAACCCCATCTGGGACGATGCGTTCGCGGCACCTGCTGCCGGCGTGGCGCCCACGCTCTGGAGCGACACCTTTCGGGGCAAGCCTCCATCGACGACATATCTCTACGTCGATTTCAAGGACGGAGCGACCCACAATCAAAACGGCGAATCGCAACGCGCCGGTGTTCGCTGCGTTCGCTGA